In one window of Chryseobacterium phocaeense DNA:
- the trmD gene encoding tRNA (guanosine(37)-N1)-methyltransferase TrmD, whose amino-acid sequence MRIDIISVLPELMESPFQASILRRAVDKGIVEVHFHHLRDWAINKHRQIDDEPYGGGAGMVMMIEPLDKCISELKAQREYDEVIYLTPDGVTLNQKIANSLSIKKNLIFLCGHYKGIDQRVRDLHITKEISIGDYVLTGGELAACVLADSIIRLVPGVLNDEQSALTDSFQDDLLSPPIYTRPEVYKGLEVPKVLLSGNFARIEEWRHEEAVRITQERRPDLL is encoded by the coding sequence ATGAGAATTGATATTATAAGCGTGCTTCCGGAATTAATGGAAAGTCCGTTTCAAGCTTCTATTTTGAGAAGAGCAGTGGATAAAGGAATCGTAGAAGTTCATTTTCACCATTTGAGAGACTGGGCTATTAATAAGCACAGACAGATTGATGATGAGCCTTATGGAGGTGGTGCAGGAATGGTGATGATGATAGAACCGCTGGATAAATGCATTTCTGAACTTAAAGCTCAAAGGGAGTATGATGAGGTGATCTATCTTACCCCGGACGGCGTTACGCTGAACCAGAAAATTGCCAATTCTCTTTCGATTAAAAAAAACCTGATCTTTTTGTGTGGTCATTACAAAGGGATCGACCAGAGGGTGCGTGATCTTCATATCACCAAAGAAATTTCAATCGGGGATTATGTTCTTACGGGAGGTGAGCTGGCGGCATGCGTGCTGGCCGATTCCATCATAAGACTGGTTCCCGGAGTTCTGAATGATGAGCAGAGTGCACTGACAGACAGTTTCCAGGATGATCTTCTCTCTCCACCTATTTATACAAGGCCTGAAGTGTACAAAGGTCTGGAGGTTCCCAAAGTACTTTTAAGTGGAAATTTTGCGAGGATTGAAGAATGGCGGCATGAAGAAGCGGTAAGAATCACACAAGAGAGACGTCCTGATTTACTTTAA
- a CDS encoding endonuclease/exonuclease/phosphatase family protein translates to MEMFSFYNVENLFLPDPKPVHRLDPTRSGLRNWDEKRYKNKLFKISHVFQLMKEENGVLPFLIGLSEVSGRKVLEDLVEMEPFNSEYGIVHYNSMDERKVDVALLYDKSKVEIIDSETITFFFEIINKKNTENYDTTRDVLFSKIKYKGTVINVFIAHLPSKREKDVNKPKRDFILNEIQARIVKIIHEEKEHVILCGDFNENPDDEKLVKILYDNDHEKVLVNPFLELFSTRNYSTFHYKSGLLYDQIIMSESLFGNDTLVFQNAQIFNSEKISSRTRNFEGRPFRTYAGTRYLGGYSDHFPVFVKFKEAKT, encoded by the coding sequence ATGGAGATGTTCTCTTTTTACAATGTCGAAAATCTATTTTTACCTGATCCCAAACCTGTTCACAGGTTAGATCCTACAAGATCGGGACTGAGGAACTGGGACGAGAAGAGATATAAGAATAAGCTGTTTAAAATTTCACATGTTTTCCAATTGATGAAGGAGGAAAATGGTGTTCTTCCATTTTTAATCGGTTTGTCCGAAGTTTCCGGAAGGAAAGTACTGGAAGACCTGGTAGAAATGGAACCTTTTAATTCGGAATATGGAATTGTACATTATAATTCTATGGATGAGAGAAAGGTAGATGTTGCACTGTTATATGATAAGAGCAAAGTAGAAATTATAGATTCAGAAACTATTACCTTCTTCTTTGAAATTATAAATAAAAAAAACACAGAAAATTACGACACAACCAGAGACGTATTATTTTCTAAAATTAAATATAAAGGAACTGTTATTAATGTTTTTATCGCCCATCTTCCCTCCAAGCGAGAAAAAGACGTTAATAAACCCAAAAGAGACTTTATTCTTAATGAGATCCAGGCAAGGATCGTGAAAATTATACATGAAGAAAAGGAACATGTGATATTGTGTGGTGATTTTAACGAAAACCCTGATGATGAAAAATTAGTAAAAATTCTCTATGACAACGATCATGAGAAGGTCTTGGTAAACCCTTTTCTAGAGTTGTTCTCTACAAGAAATTATTCTACTTTTCATTATAAGTCGGGTCTGCTTTATGATCAGATTATCATGTCCGAATCCCTCTTTGGTAATGATACCCTGGTGTTTCAGAATGCACAGATTTTTAATTCTGAAAAAATAAGCAGCCGGACAAGAAATTTTGAAGGACGACCCTTCCGAACCTATGCCGGTACACGGTACTTGGGCGGATATAGCGACCACTTTCCGGTTTTTGTAAAATTTAAAGAAGCAAAAACATAA
- a CDS encoding Lrp/AsnC ligand binding domain-containing protein, producing the protein MKNSSNTSYHLDSIDKEIIYMLMDNAKTSLAHISKNVGISTTAVHQRIKKLEHAGVIENSISFLNPKKIGYKVISYIGVFLDQPSHYPEVVKSLHDVNEVVEAHYTTGNYTIFLKVLCKDNDHLMQILNKLQKLKGVTRTETFISLEQGIYRQLKV; encoded by the coding sequence ATGAAAAATTCAAGCAACACAAGTTATCATTTAGATTCAATTGACAAAGAGATCATTTACATGCTCATGGATAATGCGAAAACTTCGCTGGCCCACATTTCAAAAAATGTTGGAATTTCCACCACAGCTGTACATCAAAGAATCAAAAAACTGGAGCACGCCGGAGTTATCGAGAACTCTATTTCTTTTCTTAATCCTAAAAAGATCGGGTATAAGGTCATTTCGTATATCGGGGTATTTTTAGACCAGCCAAGTCATTATCCCGAAGTTGTAAAATCCCTGCATGATGTGAATGAGGTTGTAGAAGCTCATTATACAACAGGAAACTACACGATATTTTTAAAAGTCCTTTGTAAGGATAATGACCATCTGATGCAGATTCTGAACAAACTTCAGAAGCTGAAGGGGGTAACAAGAACTGAAACTTTCATATCTTTGGAGCAAGGTATTTACAGACAACTGAAAGTATAA